A region from the Pseudomonas sp. Teo4 genome encodes:
- a CDS encoding acyl-CoA dehydrogenase, with amino-acid sequence MAWLQRLNDPLRQPLAGTLGEIYTAQLERLGAAAPFELAVLGGRAMATPGLAFLIGYQAALRVLWPSAPPSLGALCATERRSVRPADMNTRLDSLRLSGSKDFVTAGLDAEWLLVAARTEPLGEPPRLQLAVVYPGEPGVTLEALPTLPLMPEVGHGRLVLQQAACELLAGDGWDAYVKPFRSLEDLYVLAALTAWLYGVGQECGWPQDLRLRLLGLLAGCAEGSRQCADSVGCHLLLGGLFAQFQALRGDIDKALKAGPEHWAQLWQRDQGVLALAAAARDKRLAKAWGAAGLS; translated from the coding sequence ATTTACACCGCGCAGCTCGAACGCCTCGGTGCGGCCGCCCCATTCGAATTGGCTGTGCTGGGTGGGCGTGCCATGGCCACGCCGGGCCTGGCGTTTCTCATCGGTTACCAGGCGGCCTTGCGCGTGCTCTGGCCCAGCGCCCCACCCAGCCTCGGCGCCTTGTGCGCCACCGAGCGGCGCAGCGTGCGACCGGCGGACATGAATACACGGCTGGACAGCTTGCGCTTGAGCGGCAGCAAGGATTTCGTCACCGCCGGGCTCGATGCCGAGTGGCTGCTGGTGGCGGCGCGTACCGAGCCGCTGGGTGAGCCGCCGCGGTTGCAATTGGCAGTGGTGTACCCAGGCGAGCCGGGCGTGACGCTGGAAGCATTGCCAACCCTGCCGCTGATGCCCGAGGTTGGCCATGGCCGATTGGTTTTGCAGCAGGCTGCCTGCGAGTTGTTGGCTGGAGATGGTTGGGACGCTTACGTCAAGCCATTCCGTTCGCTGGAAGACCTGTATGTGCTCGCGGCGCTGACGGCCTGGTTGTATGGCGTTGGTCAAGAATGCGGCTGGCCGCAGGACTTGCGCTTGCGGCTGCTCGGGCTGCTGGCGGGCTGCGCCGAAGGTAGCCGCCAGTGTGCCGATAGCGTGGGGTGTCATCTGTTATTGGGAGGCCTGTTCGCGCAGTTCCAGGCGTTGCGAGGTGATATCGACAAAGCCCTGAAAGCTGGGCCGGAGCACTGGGCGCAGTTGTGGCAGCGCGATCAGGGTGTCTTGGCGCTGGCGGCTGCGGCGCGGGATAAGCGCCTGGCCAAAGCCTGGGGTGCAGCAGGATTGTCATGA